A single window of Rhizobium indicum DNA harbors:
- a CDS encoding virulence factor family protein yields MIRTILLATACACMLAAAPADAAEETTQSFEAGLIPSPHIFLPEGEVKGTVMLISDAAGWGDYEKAEADRLVAEGAVVIGVDFPSYIQALSRYDVSLNDGCVYMVSDIESLSQQVQRATGNSAYHLPIVAGIGEGGALALAIAAQTPDATIGQTLAVDPKAGIPLAKELCTPASKQVVGERTVYGLSDGVLPDPIITVFTPDANKDGRAHAEALKKAHDEIEIRDSTDDAQTAFADTLDDLVTASGAFGNPLGLPLAVLEATPALDTMAVIYSGDGGWRDIDKEVGGTLQKEGIPVVGVDSLHYFWSERKPEETAADLSKIIDFYRKQWKVKHVLLVGYSFGADVVPATYQLLKPAEKSAVAQLSLLSLSHQVDYVISVLGWLGQKTEGAGGDPVGDLKNIDPKLVQCIYGKDDDDDVACPALKDSGAEVIELPGDHHFDENYDLLTKTIIDGLKRRLQN; encoded by the coding sequence ATGATCAGGACAATCCTTCTTGCCACGGCATGCGCCTGCATGCTCGCGGCCGCACCGGCTGATGCCGCCGAAGAGACCACACAGAGCTTCGAAGCCGGGCTCATCCCGTCGCCGCACATCTTCCTGCCGGAAGGGGAGGTGAAGGGTACGGTGATGCTGATATCCGATGCCGCTGGCTGGGGCGACTATGAGAAGGCCGAAGCCGACAGGCTGGTTGCCGAAGGCGCCGTCGTCATCGGAGTCGACTTCCCCTCCTATATCCAGGCGCTCAGCCGATACGACGTCAGCCTCAACGACGGTTGCGTCTACATGGTCTCGGACATCGAGTCGCTGAGCCAGCAGGTGCAGCGCGCGACCGGCAACAGCGCCTATCATCTGCCGATCGTCGCCGGCATCGGCGAGGGCGGGGCCTTAGCGCTGGCGATCGCCGCGCAGACGCCGGATGCGACGATTGGCCAGACGCTTGCTGTCGATCCGAAGGCCGGCATTCCGCTTGCCAAGGAGCTTTGCACGCCGGCGTCCAAGCAGGTGGTTGGCGAACGCACCGTCTATGGCCTCAGCGACGGCGTCCTGCCGGACCCGATCATTACTGTCTTCACGCCTGATGCCAACAAGGATGGCCGGGCGCATGCCGAGGCGCTGAAGAAGGCCCATGACGAGATCGAGATCCGCGATTCCACCGACGATGCGCAGACGGCGTTTGCCGATACGCTCGACGATCTCGTCACCGCCTCCGGCGCCTTCGGCAACCCGCTTGGCCTGCCGCTGGCGGTGCTCGAGGCGACGCCCGCCCTCGACACGATGGCGGTAATCTATTCCGGCGACGGCGGCTGGCGCGACATCGACAAGGAGGTCGGCGGCACGCTGCAGAAGGAAGGTATTCCGGTCGTCGGCGTCGATTCGCTCCACTATTTCTGGTCGGAGCGCAAGCCGGAGGAGACTGCCGCCGATCTTTCGAAGATCATCGATTTCTACCGCAAACAGTGGAAGGTGAAGCACGTGCTGCTCGTCGGTTATTCCTTCGGCGCCGATGTCGTGCCCGCCACCTACCAGCTCCTCAAGCCAGCCGAAAAGTCGGCGGTGGCGCAATTGTCGCTGCTGTCGCTTTCGCACCAAGTCGACTACGTCATCTCTGTTCTCGGCTGGCTCGGCCAGAAGACGGAAGGGGCGGGAGGCGATCCTGTCGGCGATCTGAAGAACATCGATCCGAAGCTCGTGCAATGCATCTACGGCAAGGACGACGATGACGATGTCGCCTGTCCGGCGCTGAAGGATAGCGGCGCCGAGGTCATCGAACTGCCCGGCGACCATCATTTCGACGAGAATTACGACCTTCTGACCAAGACGATCATCGACGGGCTGAAGAGACGGCTGCAGAATTAA
- a CDS encoding DinB family protein, with the protein MPTFDPIRPFRKLAYNNALANRRLLQACATLEPGEFEAPRTSFFPSIKETLNHIITVDWFYVDGLESGTLGLKAFEVDEPFDDVSSLAEAQAKVDQRLVALCDALTPERLTSTISLHRGDRIQEERMEDVLGHLFQHQTHHRGQVHAMLSSTSVAPPQLDEFIVADDARFRGTELTALGWSEETLMH; encoded by the coding sequence ATGCCGACCTTCGATCCTATCAGGCCATTCCGCAAACTTGCCTATAACAACGCCCTTGCCAACCGCCGCCTGCTTCAGGCCTGCGCGACATTGGAGCCCGGCGAATTCGAAGCGCCGCGCACGAGCTTCTTCCCCTCGATCAAGGAAACCTTGAACCACATCATCACGGTCGACTGGTTCTATGTCGACGGCCTGGAAAGCGGCACGCTCGGGCTCAAGGCCTTCGAGGTCGACGAACCATTCGATGACGTTTCCTCGCTGGCAGAAGCGCAGGCGAAGGTCGACCAGCGCTTGGTGGCACTTTGCGACGCCCTGACGCCGGAGAGGCTCACCTCGACCATCAGCCTCCATCGCGGCGACCGCATACAAGAGGAGCGGATGGAGGACGTGCTCGGCCACCTCTTCCAGCATCAGACCCATCATCGCGGACAGGTGCATGCGATGCTCTCCAGCACCAGCGTCGCTCCGCCGCAACTCGACGAATTCATCGTTGCCGACGATGCGCGGTTTCGTGGTACAGAACTCACCGCGCTCGGCTGGAGTGAAGAAACGCTAATGCATTAA
- a CDS encoding NUDIX hydrolase gives MAKRTLIRLNAGAERFNYRIAGLGFRDGHVLVHRAVHEPFWTFPGGRAEIGETSEETLKREMVEELGVEVTVHRLLWIVENFFRYEQRDWHELGLYYLMEIPPEFPFRPGEIIHRVEDGDNHLEFKWVPATRSALTALDIPPYFIADEIESLPVAPRHLVWRDGDLDGKD, from the coding sequence ATGGCCAAGCGCACTCTTATCCGCCTGAATGCGGGCGCTGAGCGTTTCAACTATCGCATCGCCGGCCTCGGCTTTCGCGACGGCCACGTGCTCGTCCATCGCGCCGTGCATGAGCCCTTCTGGACCTTTCCAGGCGGCAGGGCGGAAATCGGCGAGACGTCGGAGGAAACGCTGAAACGGGAGATGGTGGAGGAACTGGGCGTTGAGGTGACCGTCCATCGCCTGCTGTGGATCGTCGAGAACTTTTTCCGCTACGAACAGCGCGACTGGCATGAACTCGGCCTCTATTATCTGATGGAGATCCCGCCGGAATTCCCCTTCCGGCCGGGCGAGATCATCCATCGGGTCGAGGACGGCGACAACCATCTCGAATTCAAATGGGTGCCGGCAACGCGTAGTGCCCTGACCGCACTCGACATCCCGCCCTATTTCATCGCCGATGAAATCGAGAGCCTGCCCGTTGCGCCACGTCATCTCGTCTGGCGGGACGGCGATCTCGACGGGAAAGACTGA